In Chanodichthys erythropterus isolate Z2021 chromosome 7, ASM2448905v1, whole genome shotgun sequence, a genomic segment contains:
- the mc1r gene encoding melanocyte-stimulating hormone receptor: protein MNDSSRHHFSMKHMDYMYNTENNITSNSSATPGDMNATGIAQIMIPQELFLMLGLISLVENILVVVAIIKNRNLHSPMYYFICCLAVSDMLVSVSNVVETLFMLLTEHGLLLVTAKMLQHLDNVIDIMICSSVVSSLSFLCTIAADRYITIFYALRYHSIMTTQRAVTIIAVVWLTSITSSSLFIVYHTDNAVIACLVTFFGVTLVFTAVLYLHMFILAHVHSRRIMALHKSRRQATSMKGAITLTILLGVFIICWGPFFLHLILILTCPTNPYCKCYFSHFNLFLILIICNSLIDPLIYAYRSQELRKTLKEMIFCSWCFAM from the coding sequence ATGAACGACTCGTCGCGCCATCACTTCAGCATGAAACACATGGACTACATGTATAATACTGAAAATAACATTACTTCGAACAGCAGTGCAACTCCCGGTGACATGAATGCAACAGGGATCGCCCAAATCATGATCCCTCAGGAATTGTTTCTAATGCTGGGCTTGATCAGTTTGGTGGAAAACATTTTGGTGGTGGTGGCCATAATCAAGAACAGGAATCTCCACTCGCCCATGTATTATTTCATATGCTGTCTGGCGGTGTCTGACATGCTGGTGAGCGTAAGTAATGTGGTGGAGACGCTCTTCATGTTATTGACGGAGCACGGGCTGCTGCTCGTCACTGCAAAGATGTTACAGCACTTAGATAATGTGATCGACATTATGATCTGCAGTTCTGTCGTGTCCTCGTTGTCGTTCCTGTGCACTATTGCCGCGGACCGCTATATCACCATCTTTTACGCACTCCGGTACCACAGCATCATGACCACGCAACGCGCCGTTACCATCATCGCGGTGGTGTGGCTCACCAGCATCACCTCTAGCTCTTTATTTATCGTTTATCACACTGACAACGCGGTCATCGCCTGTCTCGTCACGTTTTTCGGCGTGACATTGGTGTTTACGGCGGTTTTGTACCTGCACATGTTCATCCTGGCGCACGTCCACTCCAGACGCATCATGGCCCTCCATAAGAGCCGCCGGCAGGCCACTAGCATGAAGGGAGCCATCACTCTGACCATACTACTCGGTGTTTTTATCATCTGCTGGGGGCCGTTTTTTCTCCACCTCATCCTTATCCTCACTTGTCCCACAAACCCTTACTGCAagtgttatttcagccatttcaACCTGTTTCTGATACTTATAATATGCAACTCGCTTATAGATCCTCTCATTTACGCGTATCGCAGTCAGGAGCTGCGCAAGACCCTCAAAGAAATGATTTTTTGTTCATGGTGCTTTGCAATGTGA